In the Hermetia illucens chromosome 1, iHerIll2.2.curated.20191125, whole genome shotgun sequence genome, TGGGAAAAGCAGACTGTACCCGAAGATAATGACTCCGTTTGCCAAATTTGTCTAGATATGGTGAAACAAGCTCGCGATCAACTTGAAAGCAATCAAACTCAAGAAGATCTAAAAGCTGTTTTCGAAGGGTCTTGCAAACTGATTCCACTCAAACCAGTTCAAAAGGAATGCATTAAACTGGCTGACGATTTCGTTCCTGAACTTGTAGAAGCTTTAGCTTCTCAAATGAATCCTCAGGTAAAGTGTAGTAAAAAGTTGATATTATAATATCAATTCAAATATGCCCAGAACAATTGGATGATCTTTCATcatagaaataaaaagaatctTTCATGGGTTCCGTATCGACTGATTCTGTCTTTCACTCGTCCTTATCAAAAGTTCTATtagtataaaaaataaaataaaatgaatttctcAGATATTTCTCTTTTATATGGATTCTTCTTGTATTGAAACTAAAAAAAGTTAGCATTCAATGTAAACATCGACTCTCTTTTGCTTGTCAATCTTAAAGAATATCCTTGTTGATCAAAAGCTCGAATTATTTTATAAACAATGTTTGAAATTGTTAATTAGGTTGTCTGCTCCGTTGCTGGTTTATGTAATAACGCTGCTATTGATCAAATGCTATTGGAAGCCGAAAAGCTGTCCTTGGCTGAACCCACTACGACATCAAAACCGGAACCACTACCGCCTAAACCAGAAATAATTATCGATGATGGAAAGTTTACATGTGGAGGTTGTAATAAAGTGGGCGGTATTATTGCAGATAAATTTCACAAAACAAATCGCGATGACCTCCTTAAGAATATGCTAGAACTTTGCGATAAAGCCTCTTCTTATTCCGATGCATGCTCGAATATTATGCTTACCTACTTCAACGACATATACAGTGCACTTGAGAGAACATTAACCGCAGACAGCATTTGCCATTTGTCCGGTGTATGCTCGATGAAATTCCATCAACATGAAACTGATCAAATTGAAATCCGCCCATTGGGCAATGTTGGAATTGTCCAAGTAGAAGATGATGACCTTCCCTGTGAGCTTTGCGAGCAGTTGGTGAAACATTTGAGAGATCTGCTAGTTGCAAATACAACTGAGATTGAATTTAAGCAAGTTCTCGAAGGATTCTGCAAGCAAAGTGGCAAATTCCAAAATGAATGTCTAAGCATTGTTGATCAATACTATGACGTTATCTACAAAGACTTAGTAAACAATTTAGATGCCAATGGAATGTGTTTCATGATTGGAATTTGCAAGAAAGGAGTCAAATCTGAATTCGATTCTATCTCACCGTTCTTACCACCGGATCCAGTCCAAATTCAAGTTTCACTCAAAGAgaagaaaagcgaaagaaaactATTGGGTGCTCATGAGCCCAAATTCACCCAAGAAGAAATCGAAAGCATGCAATTGCCAATCGACGTACTTGTCGGCGCGCCTAATGCAAACACCCTGGTTGAAAATGGTGAACTCTGCACATTGTGTGAATATTTCATGCATTTCGTACAGGAAGCCCTGGCCACGCCAAGCAATGCTGTAAGTTACCTTGAATTGGTttcaataatttaaataaataacaaaaatttttgtaggaaaaaatcaagaaagtcGTAAGTGAAACTTGTGATCGTCTACCCAAAACTATTGAAGGTGAATGCCATAACTTCGTCGATATGTATGGTGATGCTGTAATTGCTCTATTAATCCAAGGAATTGATCCACGACAAGTaagaatttttttatctttaaaACGAAAATATTCCAATTTGTCTGTTATGTTATTCTCGCTATAAAAAGATCTGCCCAATGTTGAAAATGTGCCCAGCCAGCGTCAACGACATGGAAGTATTCTCAGCTAAACCAGTCGAAGTCCAAATTGAATCAGGCGATAAACCGTCGTGCCCATTGTGCTTATTGGCTGTCAAACAACTTCAGGACGTGATCAAGAACGATAAGTCGAAGGAGAATATCAAACACGCCCTAGACAATTTGTGTAGTCATTTGCCGAAAAAGCTTGCTGGGGAATGCACTGACTTTGTCGATACATACTCTTCCGAATTAATTGAGATGTTGATTACCGACTTTACTCCGCAACAGATTTGTGCCTATTTGAAATTGTGCACCGCAAAACTTGAACCATACGAAATGCCCCCAAAGAGAAATGACGACGCTAAGGATATTTGTAAGtacataattttattttcttgtaATTGAAAATGAATTTCTATCGAATTCATTTCAGTAACGAACGAAATCCACGATGAAACTGTAAATGGACAACACTCTAGCACAGTCGATCAAGAATACTTGACTTCTCCTCAATGTCTGCTATGTCAGCGCGTTATCAAAGAAGTTGAGAAGGAAGTAATAAATAAGAAGTCGAGGGTAAGTTTTATTAACTATTTTACTTTGGCAATTTCAATACGAATCAAAGGAGTAGACGCAAATCACCAATTTACCTAATTCTCTAACTAAAATACGACTGTTCCATTGACAATATGAAGCTTATAAAATCGTTACGCTAGAAATAACTTTCGTATCGTTAGCGATTAATATTATTacttaataattttaaaacgaATATGAAACTCCAAATATGattgaatatataaaggagaaaAAAATCGAAGATCCATCATTGCCTTTAAGTGATTAAACGAAACGAAACAATCTTGAATCATATTCGTTTCCTCTTCTTAGTCAAATAAGGGAAATTGACGACATTTTTCAACGATTCGACGACACAAAACAAATACTTACTTGATTAACGAGAACCCATAGTGTTTGGATCTTGATCTTGATATTTCACCCCGAATAATCAAAATATTCACGAAGCttaataacatcatcatcatcaacagctcaaaaaccggtatccggtctaggcctgccttaataaaataaactccagacatcacggttttacgctgaagtccaccaattcgatatccctaaaagctgtctagcgtcctgacctacgcctacGCTTCATATTAGGCTTctgccatatatattgcccttttagactttccgggtgggatcatacacatccatacggattaagtgacccgcccactgcaacctgttgaggcgaattttatacacacgacacagacggtcatggtatcgctcatagatttcgtcgttatgtaagctacggaatcgtccatcctcatgtaggagccaaaaattcttcggaggattcttctctcgaacgcggccaagagttcgcgtgttttcttttttccaaaaaccccaagtctccgaggaatacatgacgactggcaagatcatagtcttgtacagtaagagctttgatcctatggtgagacgttccgagcgatacagtttttgtaagctaaagtaggctctgttggctgtcaacaaccgtgcgcggattttcatcgtcataactgttatcggttgtgattttcgaccctagataggagaaattatcaacaatctcaaagttgtagtctcctatcttcattgttttcgtttggccagtgcgattcgatgttgttcgttcttttggtttttggcgctgacgttgccaccatgtacttcgtcttgccttcattaatgtgcagagagatctcgcgccggctgctcgatctggatgaaggtagagcGTACATCTTGGGCTATTCTTCGcatgatgacgatatcgtcagcataggccagtagttgggtggatttgaagaggatggtgcctctcacattgacatcggcatcgcgaatcattttctccagggccaggttgaagaggacgcataatagggcatccccttgtcttagaccgttgttggtgttgaaCGGTCTTGAcagtgatactgctgcttttatctggcctcgcacattggtcagggtcagcctagtcagttttaccaatttcgttgggataccgaattctcttatcaCGGTgttcagttttatcctggctatgctgtcataggcggctttaaagttgaacAGATGGTGCGACTAATGTCCATTTTTCAaaggtttttccatcgcttgccgcagatacGTCTGCGGTTCAGCTATTGTAATTCCAAAGCTAGCCCATAGAGCGACGTATCAGCTCCCTTCCTCGCCAAATGGAAATCAGAGTATTCAGATCTTATTGTGCGAGCCTAGCGTATTCATTGTTAAGGTATTCCCTCAGCGATctaaagttcacctggttggatctgAGTGCCTTGATAGTCGCCTGGCTACCATTTAGGTTAGGTCACGatattctgccccctatagttctttAGAAGTTTAAAATAGGCAAATCTACcgcgtatattttccctgcaccCACTCCTATTGCTATGAATTGCTCCATCcctttttaaatttcttatcgaaatgaaactttaTTGTTATGCTGTCCCtcgatatcagtaattcggaaagCTACCTGCAAAGGGTGTCAATCGTTTTTAAATTTACGCAGCTCTCCGCCTCCCTGATACCACTGGATATTCAGAAGATAGCGCTCCTTGCTTGTATCTGTGTGTTATATTGAAGAGAAGTCAATACAAGTAGGACTTCCAAGGGTGCTGTTgagcatgttctcattgccctaGTAGGGCACAAACTAGTCTTTGAAGGGATTAAAACGCAACATGGTCTCCGTCGTTAGTAATGGTTTTCATTtgacaaaaaccgatatttcaaaaaaaacttgttcccttcttcagtccGGGTGTCTACTCCCTGCCTGTTCCCGAAATGCTGGTATTTGTGAAATAAAAACCGCTACTAGCGACAGACACGGTTTTGCATTTCAATTTCCTAATTGTTTCACTAGAATCACCGTGGACATATATTAACTATAATCTTTGAAGTATGTCGAGGGCTGCtgttgaagtgctctaacacacttcaaggccctgatcgagTATggcttgttgcgccaacgattaatattattatttgaagtttgtgtaaatcCCTGTCTATTTTAGCCAGTAATACTGTTATAGGTGAGGTGAATAATGCTGACTCTTTTAAGATACTCCTGTGTATCGCCTCAACAAATTGAAATGAGTCGGAAAGAGTCAGCCTACCGAAAAGAGTCGCACACGAAGTCGCATCTTCTGAATGTATTCCGTACGTGAGTGACATTCTTCGCTCCTTTACTGTCGATATGTACCGTCATGGTTCAGAGCATGGTAGTTTCTCCAAACAATCATCGCAGATGAATTACTTCCTTGGAAGCATCACTCAAAACCAAATACTTTGACTCTGTGGGTGAAAATGTCACCGTTTTCTTGATTTCCAAGAGATCGAACCTCCACTCATGATGAAAACATTCCCGGATTATGATCTTGTCATGGAAGTACGCGGGACAATCATTGGCGACGTAACCTGTCAGGCAACCTGCTCTCATTATAATAATGATTTCCAAGTCTCGAGTACCTTTACATTAATACAACAAGGGCTTCGCAGCTTGCCGGTGACTGGTCCCGAAATAGTCATTAAATTGACTCAAAACATTAGTAGGGTGCAATATAACAGTGCGAGTCGCGACTGATTCATACATGAGCACTTCCACGAGCTCACTGTACAGCGGCTTTTCTCTATATTATGCGGTCCAATCGCCAGCCTTCGACAGTTTCATTGATGGGTCAAGCGGTTTGCTAGCTGGGTGACAGGCCGACATTCGTTCATATATATACTCGCATGCCCGACATTTGATCTGCCCCAAAAATATTTAACTCTTTGAATGACATACTCTGTTCCCTGAAACTAGCTTGGACAACATCTCGGCAATGTCCAAAATGTCCTTGGATGCTACTTAAGCTGAATTTCTTCTCTAATAACCTTTGAAAAAGCTGTGGAGACGTCGGACTGTTGTTGAACCATCAGTGCCACATTTATTCTTGAGGACTATTCAACTTCCTACTATTGGCCGATCGGACGTTCCACTTTATCCCAAATATCGTTCTTTAATATCGACAAAAATGCCTCAGCCAGTGCCTTCATTTATTGGTTTCTTTCTGGATCAGAAACTGGAGGTTCAACTGGAATTAGGCATACGGTGTTTGGATCTTCGTCGACTTTCTTTTAAATAACGTGATACTCTTTTAGTCTATCTGGTTTTTCTATGAGGACTTTTTTCTGTCTTCATGGTGTACACTTCGTCGAAGCTGCAACCGCATCTAGAATTGGAGCTAGATTCACATCCTCAAAAGGTGGAATTTTTGTTGAGTCCGGTGTCTCACCAACTCGGTGATACTGTTAACATCGAAGTCGTGTCCAAGGGTATCCACCAACTTGCTCCGGATAAAAACCTTTATATTGGTCTTTTTCTGCCTTTCGACACTCTTTCAAGAATTAGTATAAGGTCTACCGGAAAGTTCTGTCCGTTTttgaattgaaagaaaataacACAATTTTCATGCATATAATAAAATTGATTGTAGAATATACATACCTTCCATCGTTACTTATGACTTCTTGCCAGCGTAATGGCAACTTGTAAatgccatttaaaaaaaaaatgatctaTTTTTAGAGGCGAAAAACTCAACTAATGCCTGACTCGGCTTAGAAGTGGAGGGGTAGGCTGTCCGGGCTTGCAATATCCTCTTTTCCTCATGATGTTTTCGCATgtaatccacttttcgtcaccaGTTATCATTCGGTCCAAGAAAGGTTCATTTTGTACCGAACAAGTAGAGATGTGCATATGACAACTCGATCATACAAATTTTTCTCGCTTAATTCAAGAGGCACCCATCTGGAGTATTTATAGGGAAATCCTAGCCCCCGAATATGGTTGGAAATGGTTTGCTGAGTTGAACTCAGCCTCTCTGCAATCTCCGATGTTGTCAAAAAGGGATCTTGTTCTATCATAGTCATGATATTGTCGTCATCAATCAAAAACATCCACTAAATTTCGACACGCTCCTTTAGCATTTTTCCCTTGTTGGAACTCAAACAAAATACAGTACATGTGTGTTAATGCAATGATAAAGAGATACAACCATATATGTCTCAAATCAACATATGCATATCGATTGAAACTTCCAGTCTCACTATCGAACAGAACTTTCCGGTAGACCTagtatatttcgaaaattttttaCTTGGTGTTCCTCAGGGATCCGGACTCTGAAAGCCCGAGAGTTCGTATCGAAATGTACATAGTTCAAGCTTGCGTGTTCTCTTAGTTCGATGAGAGCAGTAAACTGAGGAAACAAAATTCTGAAACTTCTCTAACGTCCGGTGTCTCTCCCATCAACATCTCATAACAGTGTTCCAGCGATTCCTGATGAAGCTCGAAACTGCTTCTGCCCAAAATGAAGGTGAAAGCCCAGATTGGATCAGTAGATATTAGCTCATTTCAACTAGAGTATGATTTTTCTGTTTAGCCACACCGTTCTGCTCCTTAAAGCCATGAGTCCACTTTTAGGGAGGAAAATTTTTACAGATACCTATTTCGTGTTCCTTGCCCTTAGCTGATTTTTATACGACGCTGCCCAAAGGAATGTTTTGGTCAACTTTCGTCGGTCATCACACACTAGCCGCCCCATTGCCACCTACTATCAAAAGACTAACCGAGAGAAGctactttttatttttggtaaAAAATTATTGTATTCTCTTGTCACTCTGCGGGTGAATCCTTATTAATATTCGAATATCCCGCATAGTACTGGCTTATTATACGCATTACCCACCTGAAAGATAAGAAGTATCTAGCTCATTATAAGTATGTAGGCCGAACGTTTCGGTTTGTGCTTTCTTTCAGTCGTATTGAAAATATCAACAAGAAATAGTTACTCTGATAAATAATAAATCGTCTTTTTACGATTTAGTTTTCACGGATGATATCTATGGTAAGCAATAATaatcaaattataatttttccaaATCTGTGTGTCGAACCCTTGTTCGTACTATAAAATGTAACAGTAGTACTCGTTTTAAAaagtaattgagacctttcatataACATCTCGCATGGTCGTATCTAGAGACTTGGGAAACCATAGTTACATCCCCTTCCCCCTGCATGCATTTTATTTCACAGTTATGACAATCATTTTGAAACGAATTGcataaagtaataatagtaaagcTATTCTGCTAGCATTTTATTATGTAAAACAGTTCATAATGGAATTGCAAtgcattcatttttcatttacgaaaaacaaATTTGAAGAAACTACCATTAAACATAAGAGTGGCAGTCGAGTAGGCGTTGTTTGGGCGAAAAGTCCTATTTGTTTGAAACCCACTAAATAGCATGGAGCTTATCTTTTCTAGAACGGTAATTTGTAGAAATCATAAGATTGCCATGAATCTTTTCTTTTCAAGTCATCATTATCTTGATTTTATATTCCGTTTTAAAATTATTCACACACAATCTTCATTGATACCATTCATTCTATATTCTCAGctattcaataaaaaatatcgTATCTAAAGCAAAAAATGTACGGCATTCCTATAAATCAATATCTATCAGTAAATCCAATCGCCACGAGTATAACTTGTTTATGTACAACAAAAATGTAGCGTAGAATTAGCTAAGCTTATGTAATTTGCAATACAGACGCAAGAATTCCCACTAAGTTTTCCGTTACTAGATTTCTTATGCCAACATGGAAATGTTCATGGAAGGTGTTTAATTTTATAGGTTTTCCCTCCGATACTCTCATGATGAAATAAACTGAAAATCCGAATACGACCAAACCAACTTCTACTGTCCAAACCGATTAGTTGAagttcggcagaaggaaacttcggcCACTAGGAAGGATGACTATATGCTAAatgctgcctgtcagaacccttTTCTCTAACTTTACCTGAAAGAAgaggaaagggaagctggtgataaGGTCGCAACTGGTCCAATCCCGGAATGTGAAAGTGGAGCCATGCGGACCAGAAGCCTTCCTAGGTTCACAGAAGGCTGCCGACGACAAAGGAAAATACAGAAAGAAGGCGAAATTTCTtagaaatgaggacatggacgtagGGCAATGTCTagaaaaatcggacgcaaggaatcTTGCCAAATCTTTGATAAAAAGGTGGAGACAAATTCTTAACCCCGATGGAATCCATATTGGTCCCAGCAGACGCTTCAGTAGTAATGCGCGTAAAATCAACACATCTGGGCAACACTTCGTTGTGTTCCGCGCTAGGACCTACTTCCGCGCTTTTGGCGGGTGTTAGGACCGGTGTGTCGGGAAGTGATCAAATTAACGAGAGAAATTTCAACGAAACTGGTGGAAAAAAGAAGGCATATTTcctattccccccccccccccccttccgagAATGCCTGAGGAAAAAAATTTTGGAGTCTGCACCGAAGCCAACGTTTTCGCGATGGGTTCCTCTATTTGGAGTGCATCAATGATGCTGTCTTAAAATGGCTCCCACAGGTCACCCAGCTTTTAGTTCAGACGGTTGGCCAAAGTTCATCATTGTAAATATTGACCAATGCAGGACAGAATATATGGGGTGTTGGATACCTGGCTACGAAGAAAGGAAGGGAAATCATTCGCTAGTTAGGTAAACAGTTTTCGGACACGGGAGGGTAGAGTTCATGACCGCTAAAAAGACAAATTTACAAACATGGAGTTTTTTTTAGCTTAGACTACAGGACAGATCCTACCTCTTAGCACATTCCTCTACATCTTTAACGGAAAGAAGGAAAGCTAGAGATTTGAACGGAACTGGCTCGTTGCCAGTTTATGGGTCTTTAACGGTAGAGTGGgtggaaaatataattatacACCGACCGTATGAGACGACGCTTATGTCAAAACACATTAGTCAAATCAACTTGCAGCATGCTTCTTCCTTTCTGCTGGCAACAagacgaacaaggctgcagaaCTATTCTTACATTTTTCTGTttcaagagccgtgggttcaatttgaaaaaatctatGGTATTGGATGAGTTGGGATTAGGATCTTTTACGACGAAAGATCATCAAGatcgatgtcaaaattgttacaaACAACTATGCAGGGACAATTCTGCTTCCAGACCCTAGTTGCGGCCATCTttcaataccagattaataacACGACGAAAAACTTCATAGATGCTCCTCTGAAAATTTACGTTATGATTCTTTTTATGGTTCTCCGCCATCGCCGCCTGGTTTTGAGCTCTTAAGGGGGAACACCACTTAGAAGGGATTTTTCACGTACTtgcattcgtttttttttgttagtggGAAGAATagttgaaattcaatcaaatttggacattatgttagtcatattccgaacaactttttgataaattgaagtcaaaaataaacaagtcgggaaaccggaaggtggacgcttcaggtatgaaaagtttcgtgtatttcttttataaagccatttgggcgtgcatttgtcccattagaaattaacgtaatatatgcatatattatgtgagaatgtacacattcgggtgatactgacatccaatatcttgaattttcaaagaagtaagaactttgacctattataactttgttagtaatcgtgcaaccaaacttggtagaatcgagctctatattatagcctatattgctgcaaaatttggcgGTGTTAGGTTGagggggggttctgcagcaaaatattgaaaattctagtaatatacgattattaactttatttgaaggaatatcggtatggaaagtatttcggagtccAGGCACCATCTAATTCCAGCCTcttgaattttcagattttttgattgggcagtttctgagaatggccccgttaaataaataatcatttttcgcgcctttccaacaaatgttaaaactaagaccaccttcggaaagtactaaccgagaccccaCCTCccattaaatttgacgtaaaaggatgtaactcgctgtatacgtgagcgttcacagttcccacctccccaccaaatttggtgtcaatcgcttctagtctccgagcaaaatgcgtgtgacggacagacctgacagacagacagtaaactgattttaataaggttttgttttatacaaagccTTACAAAGTTACGCGACATTATTCCACTGACGGTTGAGCGGGACGTGTAgaaactccaatttttatctgaaatcgAAAAGGTTTTAGTTTTACAtcactaacttattttctaacaaTAAATGTAGTTGAAAATagtcaaaatcaaaaatctaCAGTTGttcaaaacaatttcaatttttgaaaaacgtaACATTGAGAAAAAGGTGTTTGAAAAGCCGCCTTTCGGACATGaataagtatttataaatacgctatttaCAAAGCTCTACAAGATTTCGTATGGACATAAGGTGACTACCTCCTGGCCATTCGACCTGCAGCCAATGATCGTTTGGTTCTAGGCccataaaatctaaaaaaacgCGAATGCCGCTATTGAATTTCTGTAGCGTATATTCTGAGATAGCTAAGCTATTCTGAGATAACAGTCTGTTCATTAAAAAATCGATTCTAAAAACCTCCTTCCTTAGTAAGTTGCACTGgcaaatgctcaacatatttgttgggtgaGTAGC is a window encoding:
- the LOC119649100 gene encoding uncharacterized protein LOC119649100 isoform X1; this translates as MKLLLVAFCAVLLGVATGLTTFGRNPQLLGAKQCTWGPTYWCSNITNAKGCHAVRHCIQTVWEKQTVPEDNDSVCQICLDMVKQARDQLESNQTQEDLKAVFEGSCKLIPLKPVQKECIKLADDFVPELVEALASQMNPQVVCSVAGLCNNAAIDQMLLEAEKLSLAEPTTTSKPEPLPPKPEIIIDDGKFTCGGCNKVGGIIADKFHKTNRDDLLKNMLELCDKASSYSDACSNIMLTYFNDIYSALERTLTADSICHLSGVCSMKFHQHETDQIEIRPLGNVGIVQVEDDDLPCELCEQLVKHLRDLLVANTTEIEFKQVLEGFCKQSGKFQNECLSIVDQYYDVIYKDLVNNLDANGMCFMIGICKKGVKSEFDSISPFLPPDPVQIQVSLKEKKSERKLLGAHEPKFTQEEIESMQLPIDVLVGAPNANTLVENGELCTLCEYFMHFVQEALATPSNAEKIKKVVSETCDRLPKTIEGECHNFVDMYGDAVIALLIQGIDPRQICPMLKMCPASVNDMEVFSAKPVEVQIESGDKPSCPLCLLAVKQLQDVIKNDKSKENIKHALDNLCSHLPKKLAGECTDFVDTYSSELIEMLITDFTPQQICAYLKLCTAKLEPYEMPPKRNDDAKDILTNEIHDETVNGQHSSTVDQEYLTSPQCLLCQRVIKEVEKEVINKKSRFSRMISMEEIKHALERVCKKLGKIKHKCESFVEKHGDQITDLLLKELAPKQICRIMGLCSTPEAADDLDIDEAISVSVIAVPSENAEFGSDPMIAMDDIIDVTTVRDAPVCIVCEFVMAKLETELADKKTQEEIKHAVLNICSKMPKTVAHQCDQFIEKYADLVIAIIGTVPPKEVCTKINLCQEMNYQLTDEVIECGVCHGAVVAVSGIVSKPDFNDDTDKLSDEGCNSLPGQYYSKCSEMLKYYGPSIVNLLRDNTEISAICPKIGMCFKKEPSGLEFVKIKSKTSKRIAKRDLGGSKCTYGPSYWCSSNESARDCNATSFCQKKVWMKDQI
- the LOC119649100 gene encoding uncharacterized protein LOC119649100 isoform X2 → MKLLLVAFCAVLLGVATGLTTFGRNPQLLGAKQCTWGPTYWCSNITNAKGCHAVRHCIQTVWEKQTVPEDNDSVCQICLDMVKQARDQLESNQTQEDLKAVFEGSCKLIPLKPVQKECIKLADDFVPELVEALASQMNPQVVCSVAGLCNNAAIDQMLLEAEKLSLAEPTTTSKPEPLPPKPEIIIDDGKFTCGGCNKVGGIIADKFHKTNRDDLLKNMLELCDKASSYSDACSNIMLTYFNDIYSALERTLTADSICHLSGVCSMKFHQHETDQIEIRPLGNVGIVQVEDDDLPCELCEQLVKHLRDLLVANTTEIEFKQVLEGFCKQSGKFQNECLSIVDQYYDVIYKDLVNNLDANGMCFMIGICKKGVKSEFDSISPFLPPDPVQIQVSLKEKKSERKLLGAHEPKFTQEEIESMQLPIDVLVGAPNANTLVENGELCTLCEYFMHFVQEALATPSNAEKIKKVVSETCDRLPKTIEGECHNFVDMYGDAVIALLIQGIDPRQICPMLKMCPASVNDMEVFSAKPVEVQIESGDKPSCPLCLLAVKQLQDVIKNDKSKENIKHALDNLCSHLPKKLAGECTDFVDTYSSELIEMLITDFTPQQICAYLKLCTAKLEPYEMPPKRNDDAKDILTNEIHDETVNGQHSSTVDQEYLTSPQCLLCQRVIKEVEKEVINKKSREEIKHALERVCKKLGKIKHKCESFVEKHGDQITDLLLKELAPKQICRIMGLCSTPEAADDLDIDEAISVSVIAVPSENAEFGSDPMIAMDDIIDVTTVRDAPVCIVCEFVMAKLETELADKKTQEEIKHAVLNICSKMPKTVAHQCDQFIEKYADLVIAIIGTVPPKEVCTKINLCQEMNYQLTDEVIECGVCHGAVVAVSGIVSKPDFNDDTDKLSDEGCNSLPGQYYSKCSEMLKYYGPSIVNLLRDNTEISAICPKIGMCFKKEPSGLEFVKIKSKTSKRIAKRDLGGSKCTYGPSYWCSSNESARDCNATSFCQKKVWMKDQI